The Primulina huaijiensis isolate GDHJ02 chromosome 12, ASM1229523v2, whole genome shotgun sequence genome has a window encoding:
- the LOC140990523 gene encoding large ribosomal subunit protein uL6-like, translated as MKTILSSDSMDIPEGVKIKVKAKMIEVEGPRGKLSRNFKHLNLDFELITDEATGKKKLKIDAWFGSRKTSASIRTALSHVSNLIKGVTVGYRYKMRFVYAHFPINASITNTGKSIEIRNFLGEKKVRKVDMLEGVSIVRSEKVKDELVLDGNDIELVSRSAALINQKCHVKNKDIRKFLDGIYVSEKGAIAEEE; from the exons ATGAAGACAATCCTCTCCTCCGACTCCATGGATATCCCAGAAGGTGTGAAGATCAAGGTGAAGGCCAAAATGATCGAGGTTGAAGGCCCCAGGGGAAAGCTCTCCCGCAACTTCAAGCATTTGAACCTCGACTTTGAGCTTATTACCGATGAGGCCACTGGCAAGAAGAAGCTCAAGATCGACGCTTGGTTCGGATCGCGGAAGACCTCCGCCTCTATCCGCACCGCCCTCAGCCACGTCTCCAATCTGATCAAGGGTGTCACCGTTGGATACCGCTACAAGATGCGTTTCGTCTACGCTCACTTTCCCATCAACGCCTCCATCACCAACACCGGGAAGTCCATTGAGATCCGTAATTTCCTCGGAGAGAAGAAG GTGAGGAAGGTGGATATGCTTGAAGGGGTTTCAATTGTGCGATCTGAAAAAGTAAAGGATGAATTGGTTCTGGATGGGAATGACATTGAGCTTGTTTCTAGATCCGCAGCCTTGATAAACCAG AAATGTCATGTGAAGAACAAGGATATCCGAAAATTCCTCGATGGTATCTATGTTAGTGAGAAGGGAGCCATTGCTGAGGAAGAATGA